The DNA sequence CTCTCTTGCGCTTTACCCAGTCGATAACTTGTCCTGCGACGGACTACATTTCTACGATGATCCAAAAATATCTTAAGCAGCTCTATAAGGCTGAGTTCCCTTGGTACGCCATTTACCAAGGCAAGGTTTATTACGCCAAAGGTAGTTTGAAGAGGCGTTCTGCTGTAAAGCTGCCTTAAGACCAAGTGGGGATCGGCGTCTCGCTGCAATTCGACCACTATCCTGATGCCATCCCTGTCGGATTCGTCCCTAAGGTCAGCTATGCCAGTTATGTAACCTTCCTGTACGCCTCTTGCTATGATCTCGATCAGCGAGGCTTTGTTGACCATGTAGGGAATCTCCGTTATGAGAAGATTTGTCCTGCCGCGCTTCATCTGCTCAATGGAGACCTTGCCCCGCAATATGATCTTGCCCCGTCCGGTCTTGTAAGCGCTTATAATCCCATCTCTGCCTGCTATGGCTCCACCCGTGGGGAAATCGGGGCCAGGCAAGACCTCAATTATATCTCCAAGCTCTATGTCCTCACCCTTCTCGATGAGCAAGCAAACCGCATCGACCACCTCGGCCAAGTTGTGAGGGGGCATATTGGTAGCCATGCCTACAGCAATACCGGAGCTGCCGTTCACCAAAAGATTTGGAAGCAGCGAAGGCAAGACCAGCGGTTCTTTTAAGGTCTCATCGAAGTTTGGCCCCCAATCTACCGTGTCTTCGTTTATGTCCCTTAACATCTCTTCTCCAAGAGGGGAAAGACGAGCCTCTGTGTAACGCATGGCTGCAGGGGGATCTCCGTCAATAGAGCCAAAGTTCCCCTGTCCGTCCACGAGAGGATATCGCATGGAAAACTCTTGGGCCATTCTCACCATGGCATCATAGATGGCAGCATCCCCGTGAGGATGGTATTTACCCATGGTCTCGCCGACTATTCTTGCCGATTTTCTGTACGGTTGACTTGACTTTAAGCCCAGCTCCATCATCGCGTAAAGTATCCTGCGTTGGACAGGCTTCAGTCCGTCCCTGGCATCGGGCAGCGCACGGCCGATTATGACGCTCATAGCATAATCAAGGTAACTGTATTTTATCTCTTCTTCAAGTGGTAGCCTTAATACTTTGCCAATGTTGCCGCTTTCTGTCATGCCTATACCTCCAACAAAGTCGATGAATATGATATGTCAAACAATAAATAAGCGACGGTACTGAGGGCCCGTCGCTTATTTATTGATTATAGCACATATTCCACATTAAGCGAGGCTTTTACCACCTATTGCGATGGATCCTGCTGTGGTCATAACCGCTGTGAGGCTCCTTCGTTTCGGCAGGATAGCCGATCGCCGCTATGGCCAAAACCTGAATGTCATCCGGAATTCCTAAAGCCTTTCTAACGGCTTCCGGACGTCCGGAGGAGTTGCTCACTCCAAGCCACACAGATCCCAAACCCAAAGCATGAGATGCAAGCAATATGTTCTGCATCGCTGCCGAGCAATCCTCTTCCCAATACCGCTTCGCAAAATCATTTAACTTGGGATCTCCGCACACCACGATGGCTAAGGGCGCCTCGTGTAGCATCTTTCCGTAGGGATGGGCTTCCGCCAAGGCATCTAACATATGCCTGTCCTCAACGACCACGAAATGCCACGGCCTTCCACCCCCAGCTGTAGGAGCAGCTTGAGCGCACTCCAAAATGATGTCAAGCTTTTCGGGCTCGACTTTCCTGTCCTTTTGAAACTTCCTTATGCTCCTTCTGCCCAAGATAACCTGTATAGCACGATCTTCGCGCAACGACATATCGAACACCTCCTAAGTTATAAAGTAGCCAAATAAGAGCTATCACGCGTCGATTTTAGCCATTTATTGGCCAACTGCTCCCTGTTTTTCATGACCACGTCATCGACGATCTCCTTGAACTCCCCTGAGACAAACTTGGGCAATACTACACCGAAATGCTCCCACGTCAGGACTGTCCTTAGAGATGATAGCGAAGGATCTTCGTCCAGGCAACTCTGTACGGTAGGACTATCTATGACAGCTGCGCTGATATCGCCTTTTTTAAGTGCCTGCAGGGCATCCTGCCAACTGGGATAAGGCACAACAGTAGAGCCCGTAAGTTTTTTCCTGGCTATGGCTTCACTGGTGGTACCCTTCTGGGCCCCAACTTTTTTGCCAACAAGATCCTTCAATGAGTTTAATTCGTCTTGCTTCCTGAAAAGGATCTTTTGTCCTACCGCTGCATAGCTGACTGAAAAGACCACCCTCTCAGCCCTTGATGGGAGCTTGGTAACGGCCGAGATCACCATATCAAACTCGCTCCAATCCTCTGACAGCCAGGTACCAGACAGTGTGCCCTTTTCACCGTTGCCCCACGTGGTGGGCACAAATTCAGCTTTTACGTTCAAAGCCTTTGCTATCTCGTTGGCCAGGTCGACGTCGAGCCCCTGAACCTTGCCACCCCTCCAGAAGTGAAAACGTCCCCAATCGCGGTTTTCGATGCCTATTCGCATCACGGCTCTTTCTTTTACCAGGGATGACGATAGCTCTTCTTCCTTAAGCTTAAACTTAAATAACGCCTTTTCCATTGCATTGGCCGAAGAAAGGATGACCTCTACTTTCTCGGCCATGGCTTCCGAGGAGATTGCCTCATCCTGAAGCAGTGCGTTCATCTCGTCCAACCTCTTGGTCTGACGATCCACCTTTTCAGTTATGCCTGCTATAAAGTTGGCCATCTCTACGCTTGATTCGGCTTGAGTCTGGAAGGTCTCCGAAGTAAGCCCTATCTCCCTGATCAAATCTCCAACGATGGACAGGACCTTTTTATTGCTCTCATCCATGCGCCTTGCCTTTTCGTTGGCCTCCATTACCTTCCTGCTTGCTACATCGATACTTTTAACGCCCTCTTCAGCCAAGGCTCTGATATTGTTTGCCAGGTTCTCTATGCTTGACGCCGCCCTTGAAGATTCTTCGGCTAAGCTGCGAACTTCTTCAGCGACAACGGCAAATCCCCTTCCGTGCTCGCCTGCCCTGGCTGCCTCAATGGCAGCGTTGAGCGCAAGCAAGTTGGTCTGCGCTGCAATCCCCTTGATGCTGCCGACTATATCGACTATGTCTTTAGAAACCCTCTGCATTTGACCGATTGCCTCGGAAACACGCTTTGTTGCCTCATCCACGGCTCCTATCCCTTGCGTCGTCTCTTGGACCAGTCTCACGTTTTCTCCGGCCTCCGATTCGACGGACTTGCCCTGCGCTGCAATGTTTTCAATCGTGGACGAAGACTCCTGAATGCCCGCCGAAAAAGTCTGTATACGCAAGCTGGCGTCGTTTGCCAGTGAACTTATCTCGCTCGCTGCTTGGGCTATCTCAGAAGCAAAAGCGGCAATGCTATGCATGGTGTCACTGCTGAATTTTGCGGATTCTACAACATCTTCCGTAGCTATACCCACCTTGCCGGCAAATATGCGAACCCCTAAAATAGCTTGTATCGTATTATTTAAGCCGTCAGCCACCCAGGATAAAAAGCTTTTGCCCTTATCGACGCTTAAGTCCTTAGCGCTGAGCTTTTGATTTAGGCTCAAAAGCACTCGAACCAAGCTTATCCTTTCGCGCTTACTGAGGTAAGCCTCCACTAACAAGGCTGCCGTAGCTACGGCAAACACGACAGCCGGCCAAAGGATGGCCTTGCGGCCACCTCCAAGGCGAGAGAAAAGCCACAACCCTATTGCCCACGAAGCAACAGACGTACCAAACATGAGCCATGCGAAGGAGCCTTCTTTTTTCACGATGCACCCTCCTTGACCTTGTTTAAAATTGCCTCCGTACAAGCTCTAAGCGATGGCACGAAATCGGGCAACAAGGGCACCTGTTGTCCGCTTAGATTTGCAGAAGCGACCCTCCTGTCACGGGGGAAAATGGCGTCAACGCTGATGCCGAGGGACTCCACGGACGTTTTAACGTCCTCTGCTATATCCTCATCTACCATATTCACCACCGTTACAATGGGACGATTTACTTCTTTTGCGAGACCATTCATAAACTTGGCCATTTCCATCGATTCATGGGAAGGCTCCAACACTACCAAAAAGACATCGGCATGTCGCCACACCCCGCGTCCAATATGTTCCACACCGGCTTCGCAATCTACCAAAACCCACCATCCGGGTACATACAACCTCTCCAAGAAACCCTTCTCAAGAGCACTCATGGGACAGGCGCAACCTTCATCCGGCTTGTAGATCTTCCCTATCGCCAAAAAAGCCAGATCATCGCGCCTGCTGACGCAAGATCGCGGCAGATCATCAACGTGTAACTTGGCATCTTCGGAATCACTGCCATTTTGCCTCTCAAACACCGCCTTTTTTACGGCGACCCTACCGCCCAAATCTTCCATCAGGGTGCTGTAGGGAGCCTGCAGGCCCAGCATCCTGTACAAACTACGATTGCTTTCGTCGGCGTCTATCACTAGCACGCGCATGCCTTCGGAGATCAAAAACTTTGCCAATATAGCAGTCAGCGTGCTTTTACCGCTTCCCCCCCGACCGCAAACGAACACCTTTGTCATGATTGCAGAGGCACCCCTTTTCTCTTATTGTCTTGGGTTTAGCTCTCCGTCAGAGGAGTTATCTGGCTAAATATTTTCTTTTCAATGGCCCTGGCCTTTGGAGTTACAGCTAGCCCTCCCTTTGATGTCTCCCTTAACGTTTCAGGCAAGGCCTTACCAACCTGCCTCATGGCATCCACCACTTCGTCAGGCGGGATGACGGACCTGACTCCGGCTAAAGCCATATCGGCACATATGGACGCCAAGGCGACCAACGTGCCGTTTCGTTTTATGCAAGGCACCTCGACCAAACCGGCAACCGAATCGCACACTAAGCCCATTACGGACTTTATCGTCAGGGCAGCCGCATGCGCGGAGGCTTCGGCACTGCCCCCTTTAAGGTAAGTTAAGGCAGCCGACCCCATGGCAGCAGCAGCACCACATTCGGCTTGACATCCCCCTTCAGCTCCAGCCAATGTAGCTCGCTTTTGAATGACCTCCCCCACGCCTCCTGCGACGATTAGGGCCTTTACCAACGCATCCCTGGAGGGCGCATATAAATTCTTATAGGCAAAGAGCAATCTTGGTAGTATCCCACAGCTTCCTGCCGTAGGGGCAGCCACGATGCGCCCCATGTTTGAATTGTACTGAGATACCGCCAACGCAATATGAGATGCATTTGCGATAAATTTTCCGGATAAAAGATCCTCGGTCTGGGATATATATTTGCCAAACCTTCTTGCCTCGTCTTCCATTAGACGACCCTTAAATTCGGTATTCAATGCCGAATCTACGGACTGTTCCATGGCATCGAGCATAGAAGCCATAAAGGAGTATATGGAGTCAAAGTCTTTGCCGCTTTCACGGCTTTCGAGCTCCATGACCGCTTCGTAAAATTCAAGGTCCACATCGCAAAGTTTCAAAATTTCTTCAAACGACCTCATATCAAATCACCTTCCGCAAGCGGGATGAAGATGACCCGCATCAAGGCAGGATGGGAACGCTGCAATTCCTCTTTAGCTTCTTGTTTCAGGTCTCCATCGATCTCGATCACCATGGCGGCCTTGCCACCTCTTCCCTGACGATAGAGATGCATCGTAGCGATGTTGACGTCATGTTTGGCCAGCAATCCGGTAACCGCTGCAACCACTCCGGGCCTATCCACGTGAAATGTGACCAAAGCAGCGAGGTCTCCTTTTAAGGACAACCTAAAACCATCTATTTCCTGAAGTTCGACGACCCCACCACCCAAAGAAGCACCGACGACCTCCATGGTCCTGTCGTTGCCGTAAAGCACAAACCTAACGGAATTGGGGTGCGCACCATCTATATTCTCCGCAAAAAATCGATATTCCATTCCCCTTTCGCGAGCGATGTTCAATGCGTCCTTTATCCGTTCGTCATGTGGCAGAAATCCAAGCAATCCACCTACCAGGGCCTTATCCGTACCATGTCCCCAATAGGTCGCGGCAAAACTGCCCCTCAAATATATGTCGACCTTGG is a window from the Acetomicrobium flavidum genome containing:
- a CDS encoding nitroreductase family protein; translation: MSLREDRAIQVILGRRSIRKFQKDRKVEPEKLDIILECAQAAPTAGGGRPWHFVVVEDRHMLDALAEAHPYGKMLHEAPLAIVVCGDPKLNDFAKRYWEEDCSAAMQNILLASHALGLGSVWLGVSNSSGRPEAVRKALGIPDDIQVLAIAAIGYPAETKEPHSGYDHSRIHRNRW
- a CDS encoding methyl-accepting chemotaxis protein; its protein translation is MKKEGSFAWLMFGTSVASWAIGLWLFSRLGGGRKAILWPAVVFAVATAALLVEAYLSKRERISLVRVLLSLNQKLSAKDLSVDKGKSFLSWVADGLNNTIQAILGVRIFAGKVGIATEDVVESAKFSSDTMHSIAAFASEIAQAASEISSLANDASLRIQTFSAGIQESSSTIENIAAQGKSVESEAGENVRLVQETTQGIGAVDEATKRVSEAIGQMQRVSKDIVDIVGSIKGIAAQTNLLALNAAIEAARAGEHGRGFAVVAEEVRSLAEESSRAASSIENLANNIRALAEEGVKSIDVASRKVMEANEKARRMDESNKKVLSIVGDLIREIGLTSETFQTQAESSVEMANFIAGITEKVDRQTKRLDEMNALLQDEAISSEAMAEKVEVILSSANAMEKALFKFKLKEEELSSSLVKERAVMRIGIENRDWGRFHFWRGGKVQGLDVDLANEIAKALNVKAEFVPTTWGNGEKGTLSGTWLSEDWSEFDMVISAVTKLPSRAERVVFSVSYAAVGQKILFRKQDELNSLKDLVGKKVGAQKGTTSEAIARKKLTGSTVVPYPSWQDALQALKKGDISAAVIDSPTVQSCLDEDPSLSSLRTVLTWEHFGVVLPKFVSGEFKEIVDDVVMKNREQLANKWLKSTRDSSYLATL
- a CDS encoding ATP-binding protein, whose amino-acid sequence is MTKVFVCGRGGSGKSTLTAILAKFLISEGMRVLVIDADESNRSLYRMLGLQAPYSTLMEDLGGRVAVKKAVFERQNGSDSEDAKLHVDDLPRSCVSRRDDLAFLAIGKIYKPDEGCACPMSALEKGFLERLYVPGWWVLVDCEAGVEHIGRGVWRHADVFLVVLEPSHESMEMAKFMNGLAKEVNRPIVTVVNMVDEDIAEDVKTSVESLGISVDAIFPRDRRVASANLSGQQVPLLPDFVPSLRACTEAILNKVKEGAS
- the sdaAA gene encoding L-serine ammonia-lyase, iron-sulfur-dependent, subunit alpha, whose amino-acid sequence is MRSFEEILKLCDVDLEFYEAVMELESRESGKDFDSIYSFMASMLDAMEQSVDSALNTEFKGRLMEDEARRFGKYISQTEDLLSGKFIANASHIALAVSQYNSNMGRIVAAPTAGSCGILPRLLFAYKNLYAPSRDALVKALIVAGGVGEVIQKRATLAGAEGGCQAECGAAAAMGSAALTYLKGGSAEASAHAAALTIKSVMGLVCDSVAGLVEVPCIKRNGTLVALASICADMALAGVRSVIPPDEVVDAMRQVGKALPETLRETSKGGLAVTPKARAIEKKIFSQITPLTES
- the sdaAB gene encoding L-serine ammonia-lyase, iron-sulfur-dependent subunit beta, with translation MLSDIIGPVMVGPSSSHTAGAAKLGRLARRVWNDEVSKVDIYLRGSFAATYWGHGTDKALVGGLLGFLPHDERIKDALNIARERGMEYRFFAENIDGAHPNSVRFVLYGNDRTMEVVGASLGGGVVELQEIDGFRLSLKGDLAALVTFHVDRPGVVAAVTGLLAKHDVNIATMHLYRQGRGGKAAMVIEIDGDLKQEAKEELQRSHPALMRVIFIPLAEGDLI